In Mycobacterium branderi, the DNA window GGACAAGAACTGCAACCCCGGCGAGGCCAGCTCGGTGCGCATCAGCAGCGCCAGCAGGCCGCCGATGAAGAAGAAGACGAAGCAGGTGACGACGTACATGATCCCGATCAGCTTGTGATCGGTGGTGGTCACCAGCTTGTAGATCAGGTTGCCCTTGGGGCCGGTGCGCGCCGGATAGGGCCGACTGGCCTCGAGTTCTCCCAGCGGGGGCGCTTCGGTTGTCAAGAGCTCCTCCAAGACGTGTGGCGGGCAACCGGGAACTTCTGTGAATCCTAACCTTTGAGGGGGGCCGTGCAGGCCCGGGTCCTACAAACCGTCGTAATGAGCTCCGAAGTGCTTCCGGACGCGGTGTTACGGTCGGACGCGTGTTGCCCCGCCGTCTGCGACCCGCCGTTCTGCTGGCCGCGGCGGCCGTGACGTTTACGGCCGTGGCCTGCACGTCCGGTTCTCCCGGCGGGAAGCCGGCGTCACGCTCGGTGATCACCAGCACCACACAGATCGCCGGTGCGGGGGTGCTGGGCAACCAGCGCCGGCCCGACGAGTCGTGCGCACCGCAGCCGGCTCCGCCGGCGCCGGGGCCGCCGATGCGCCAGGCCCGCAACGCGGCGGGCGTGCGACCCGACGTGGTCGACGTGCACGCCGACCCCCAGCGCATCGTGGCCTTGTCCGGCGACGCGCTCGACGCCCTGTGCGCGCTGGGACTGCAGTCCCGGGTCGTGGCCGCCGCACTGCCCGACGGCTCGTCGGGTCAGCCCTCCTATCTGGGCACGATCGTGAACCGGCTGCCGGGCGTGGGCAGCCGCAGCGCGCCGGACCTAGGCGGCATCGCGGCGGCCAAACCGGATCTGATCGTGGGCTCTGCGGGCTTGACGCCGCAGCTGTATCCGCGACTGGCCGAGATCGCCCCGACCGTGTTCACCGCGGCGCCGGGGGCCGCGTGGGAGGACAACCTGCGCGGTGTCGCGGCGGCCACCGGGCGCGCCGGCGCCGCCGACGCCCTGATCGACGACTTCACCGCCAAGGCCCGCGAAACCGGCGCCGCGCACGACGCCGCTCACTACCAGGCGTCGATCGTGCAGTTCACCGAGAACACCGTGCGGGTGTACGGCTCCGACAACTTCCCCGCCACGGTGTTGACCGCCGTCGGTCTCGACCGCCCGCCGTCGCAGCGCTTCACCGACAAGCCGTACATCGAGATGGGTGCGAGCGATGCCGACCTTGCCCGCGGGCCTGATTTCTCGGCGGCCGACGCCGACATCGTGTACGTGTCGTTCGCCTCGCCGGCCGCCAAGGACCGCGCGCCCGCCCTGCTGGACAGCGATCCCTGGCGCAAGCTGTCCGCCTACCGCGACAACCGGGTGTTCATCGTCAACAACGAGGTATGGCAGACCGGGCAGGGCCTGATCGCCGCCCGCGGCATCGTCGACGACCTGCACTGGATCAACGCGCCGATCAACTGACGCGGTGTTGTGACGTTGCCCTCAGCCACTAGGAATACATAGGTTACCTAGGTTATTCTTGGGGCATCCCCCAAAAAATCTGATAACACGCGCACGCTACGAGGTTTTCCGATGAGCACTGTTTCCGCGTATGCCGCCACTTCGGCGACAGCACCGCTGACCAAGACCACAATCACCCGCCGCGACCCGGGCCCGCATGACGTGGCCATCGAGATCAAGTTCGCCGGGATCTGCCACTCCGACATCCACACCGTGAAAGCCGAATGGGGCCAACCGAATTACCCGGTGGTTCCCGGTCACGAGATCGCCGGCGTGGTATCGGCGGTGGGCTCTGCGGTGACCACGTACAAGGTGGGCGACCACGTCGGAGTCGGCTGTTTCGTCGACTCCTGCCGCGAATGCGCCAACTGTCAAGCCGGCCTGCAGCAGTACTGCACCGGCGGCGGCATGATCGGCACCTACAACGCGGTCGGCCGCGACGGCCAGCCGACCTACGGCGGCTACAGCAGCGCGATCGTCGTCGACGAGAACTACGTGCTGCGCATCCCGGATTCGCTTCCGCTGGACGCCGCCGCGCCGCTGCTGTGCGCGGGCATCACGCTCTACTCGCCGCTGCGGCACTGGAACGCCGGCCCCGGCAAGCGGGTCGCGGTAATCGGGCTCGGCGGCCTGGGCCACATGGGCGTCAAGCTCGGCAAGGCGATGGGCGCCGAGATCGCGGTGCTAAGTCAGTCGCTGAAGAAGATGGAGGACGGCCTGCGGCTGGGGGCCAGCGAGTACTACGCCACCTCCGACCCGGACACCTTCAAGAAGCTGCGCGGCAGCTTCGACCTGATCCTCAACACGGTGTCGGCCAACCTGAATCTGGGCAGCTACCTCAACCTGCTCAAGGCGGACGGCACGCTCGTCGAGCTGGGCATGCCCGAACACGACATGGCGGTGCCGCCCTTCCCGTTGGCCAGCATGCGGCGCAGCCTGTCCGGGTCGATGATCGGCGGCATCCCGGAAACCCAGGAGATGCTTGACTTCTGCGCGGAGCACGGCGTCACACCCGAAATCGAGGTCATCGAGGCCGACTACGTCAACGAGGCCTACGAGCGGGTGCTGGCCAGCGACGTGCGCTACCGCTTCGTCATCGACGCCTCAACTTTGTGAGGTGTCGGGCTCGTCCTCGTCACTGACCCCGGCCAGCGGCCACCCGGCCGCGGCCAGCGTGGCCGCCACCCGCCTGATGTTTTCCGGGCCGGCGTCGTAATGGGTCATGTCGGAGATGAACTCGGCGATCTCGTCGTGGTCAATCTCGCCGTCCGCCAACGCCTTTGATCCGCGTTCGGTGATGTTGTGCACCACCTCGGCAACCTGGTCCTCGGTCAGCGGCGTGCTGCGCAGCAGCGCCAGCAGCGGTACTCGGTCGGGTCCGGGAACGCCGTCGGGATAGCCGGCCTGTAGCCAGCGCAGTACCGAACTCAGGAATGAAGTGGTGGCCACGCACTCTAGTGTTGTGCCGGCCGGCTATCGCCGCCACTCGGCGCCGCACAACTCCCAGAACTCATAAGCCGCTCACAGGCATAAGCTCAAGGTCGGGAATGAGTCGCGCTGGGGAGGCAACGACGATGAGGTTCGTTCTGGCTGGTGCGGCGGTTTTGGCTGCGATGGTCGCGACGCCGGGAGTCAGCTCAGCGCAATGCGACCCCAACATGTCGCACATCGTGGCAACCAACGAGTGCAAACCGCCACCGCCGCCGCCATCGTGGTACACACCGCCACCGCAGTATGCGCCGATGTATGCCCCGCCCGACGTGCCGCCGCCCCCGCAAACGCCGCCGCCGTCGCCATGGCCGGTCCACCCGGTATGGGATGGGGGTCGACAGCAGTGGGTCTGGATAGGAATCTGAGTGTTAGAAGTCCCAGTCCTCGTCCTCGGTGACGACGGCCTTGCCGATCACGTAGCTCGACCCCGAGCCGGAGAAGAAGTCGTGGTTCTCGTCGGCGTTGGGTGACAGGGCCGACAGGATCGCGGGGTTGACGTCGGTCTCGTCGCGCGGGAACAACGCCTCGTAGCCGAGGTTCATCAGCGCCTTGTTGGCGTTGTAGCGCAAGAACTTCTTGACGTCCTCGGTCAGCCCGACCTCGTCGTACAGGTCCTGGGTGTACTCCACCTCGTTGTCGTAGAGCTCGAAAAGCAGCTCGTAGGTGTAGTCCTTCAATTCGGCTTGCTTGGCAGCGTCTTCCAGAGCCAGGCCGCGCTGGAACTTGTAGCCGATGTAGTAGCCGTGCACGGCCTCGTCGCGGATGATCAGCCGGATCATGTCGGCGGTGTTGGTCAGCTTGGCCCGGCTGCTCCAGTACATCGGCAGGTAGAACCCGGAGTAGAACAGGAAGCTTTCCAGCAGCGTGGAGGCCACCTTGCGCTTGAGCGGCTCGTCGCCGCGGTAGTACTGCATGACGATCTCGGCCTTGCGCTGCAGGTTGGGGTTTTCCTCCGACCAGCGGAAGGCGTCGTCGATCTCGGCGGTCGAGCACAGCGTGGAGAAGATGTTGCTGTAGCTGCGCGCGTGCACCGATTCCATGAACGCGATGTTGGTGTAGACCGCTTCCTCGTGCGGGGTCAGCGCGTCGGGGATCAGGCTGACCGCGCCGACCGTGCCCTGGATGGTGTCCAGCAGCGTCAGGCCGGTGAACACCCGCATGGTCAGCTGCTTTTCGTGATCGGTCAGCGTGCCCCAGGACGGGATGTCGTTGGACACCGGCACCTTCTCAGGCAGCCAGAAGTTGCCGGTGAGCCGATCCCAGACCTCGGCGTCCTTCTCGTCTTGCAGACGGTTCCAGTTGATCGCCGAAACCCGGTCGATCAGCTTCAGTTTTTCGGTCACCAGAACCCCACTTCACCAGGACGTATGCTCGGCTGTGCTCCAGAACTCAAACACTACCCCTGGGGTCCGACAACGCACCGCAACACAACACCTAGTGTCTGGGCGTGTCTTCTACGCCGGCGAGCCCACCCCGAAGAACTGGTACTCGTCGGACCGCAGCGAGCGGGTGCCCATCCAGTACTGCCAGGTGTAGCCGCCCCACAGCACCCGGTTATTGCCGTGCTCGTCGAGGTACCAGCTGCTGCATCCGCCGGAGTTCCACACCGAGCGGCCGAGTTTGCGCTGCAGCTCCTCGTTGAAGCGGTCCTGGGCGGCGCGGGTCGGGGCCAGCGCCTGCGCGCCGAGCCGATCGCACGCCGCGATCGCATCCGCGACGTAGCGGATCTGCGATTCGATCATGAACACCACCGAGTTGTGTCCCAGCCCGGTGTTGGGTCCCAATAGGAAGAACAGGTTGGGCACGTCGGCGACGGTGATTCCGCGGTGTGCGCCAAGGCCTTCGCGGTTCCAGCGGTCGACCAGGTCCTCGCCGTGCATCCCCTTGATCTGGACGTAGGTGTAGGAGTCGGTGACGTGGAAGCCGGTGGCAAACACGATCACGTCGGCGCTGCGCTCTGTGCCGTCCGCGGTGACGATACCGTCGGGCGTGATCCGGCTGATGTGGTCGGTGACCAGTTCGGTCTTCGGGTCGGCGACGGCGCGATAGTAGGTGGAAGAGTTGAGGATTCGCTTGCAGCCGATCCGGTAGTTCGGGGTCAGTTTGCGGCGCAGTTCGCGGTCCTTGACCGCACGGCGAATGTTCCACTTGCCCAGCGCCTCGCCGACCTTGAGGAGGTAGGGCCGCTTGGTCATCCCAACGGCCACTGCCTCGTGGCCCCAATAGAGCGCGGTGCGCAGCGCCAACCGTAAACCTGGGATGCTCGCCAGGGCGCGACGCAACCCGGCAGGCAGTTCTTCGTTCGTACGAGGGATCACCCACGGCGGAGTGCGTTGGTAGAGCTGCAATTCGGCGACCTTGTCGACAATCTCGGGCACGATCTGGATAGCGCTGGCTCCCGTGCCGATTATCGCCACTCGCTTGCCGGTCAGGTCGACGTCGTGGTCCCACTGCGCGGAATGGAATGCGGCGCCGCGAAACTCGTCGCGGCCCTCGATGTCGGGGACCGACGGGATGTGCAGCGCGCCAGCGCCGGAGATCAGGAACTGGGCGACATACTCCCGCCCGTCGGCGGTGAACACATGCCAGCGGTGTTCCTCGTCGTCCCAATGTCCGCGCTCGACAAGCGAATTGAACTCGATGTAGCGGCGCAGCCCGTATTTGTCGGTGACGCCCTTGAGGTACTCCCAGATCTCGGGCTGGTAGGAGAACAGGTGTTTCCAGTCCGGCTTGGGCTCGAAGGAAAACGAGTACAGGTGCGACGGGATGTCGCATGCGCAGCCGGGGTAGCTGTTGTCGCGCCAGGTGCCACCGATGTCGTCGGCCTTCTCCAGGATCACGAAGTCCACACCCTGGCGCTGCAGGGCGATGGCCATGCCCAGACCGGAGAATCCCGTCCCGATGATGACTGCGCGGGTGTGCACCGGCGGTTTGTGTGCTGCCTCCTGCGGCGCCGACTCAGTAATGGTCACGCGGCGATCCTACCTGGGAACGCTGGTACCGGGTACTTCGGTGCTAGCTGGCTTCGCGCGGCGCCGCGCTGTGGATCGGCAAGTCGGGGTCCATCTCGATGCCGAGCAGCTCCGCGGTGCCGCCGATGACGCCCATCATGATGGTCGTCAGGTGTTCGACGAACTTGTCGTGCGGCATGCGGCGCGGGCTGTCCGGTTCGGGGCCGAGCCACCAGTCGGTGGCCGACTGAGCCGACCCGAACGCGGCGAACGCCGCCAGTTCGATCGCGGCGCGGTCGAGCTCCATTTCCCGCAGTTCGTTGTTGAACATCTCGGCCATCGCCAGGGTGATCTCGCGGCCCTCGTTGAGGGCCCGCATCGTGGACTCGGAGCGCTCCGGGAAGCGGCCCTGGATGAAGAACCGCAGCACGTTGGGATGTTGCTCGACGAGGTTGACGTACTCCTCGACACTGCGCCGGATGATGTCGCGGGCCGAGTTGGTGGCGAAGTCGACCGACGGGAAGACCGCTGCCCACAGCATGTCGCGCAGGCGTTCGCCGATCGCCTGGAAGAGATCGGATTTGTCGTGGAAATGCCGGTAGATCTTGGGTTTGGCGGTGCCGGCCTCTTCGGCGATCTCCCGCACGCTCAACTCTGGTCCTAGCCGGTCGATGGCGCGGAAGGCCGCCTCGACAATCTCGCCGCGGACCTTCTTGCGGTGTTCGCGCCAGCGTTCGCTGCGCGCGTCGACCTTGCCCCCGGGCCTGGGGCCCGGGTGGGGTCGAGGGATTCTCACCACGTCAAGCACTTTACCGCGTTGCGGTCGCTGACCTGGGAAGACCTACCTTTCGAGCGTGAATGCCACGACGCGACACGCGAAGAAGCCGTCGCCAGATTCACAGTCGGCAGAGAGCCTCCTACAGCATGCAGGACACGCAGCCTTCGACCTCGGTGCCTTCCAGCGCCATCTGCCGCAGCCGGATGTAGTACAGCGTCTTGATGCCTTTGCGCCAGGCGTAGATCTGCGCCTTGTTCACATCGCGGGTGGTGGCGGTGTCTTTGAAGAACAGCGTCAGGCTCAGCCCCTGGTCCACGTGCTGGGTGGCCGCGGCGTAGGTGTCGATGATCTTCTCGTAGCCGATTTCGTAGGCGTCCTGGTAGTACTCCAGGTTGTCGTTGGTCATGTACGGCGCCGGGTAGTAGACCCGGCCGATCTTGCCTTCCTTGCGAATCTCGATCTTCGACACGATCGGGTGGATCGAACTGGTCGAGTGGTTGATGTAGGAGATCGACCCGGTCGGCGGCACCGCCTGCAGGTTCTGGTTGTAGATGCCGTGCGCCTGCACCGACTCCTTCAGCCGCTTCCAGTCGTTCTGGTCAGGGATGCGAATGCCGGCGTCGGCGAAGAGCTGACGCACCTTGGGCGTCTTGGGCTCCCAGACCTGCTCGATGTACTTGTCGAAGAACTCCCCCGACGCATACTTGGACCGTTCAAAACCCTTGAAGTGCGTACCTCGTTCGATCGCAATGCGATTCGACGCCCGCAGCGCGTGATACAGCACGCAGTAGAAGTAGATGTTGGTGAAGTCGATGCCTTCTTCGGAGCCGTAGAAGATTCGCTCGCGAGCCAGATAACCGTGCAAGTTCATCTGGCCCAAGCCGATTGCGTGCGAGTCGTTGTTGCCCTGCTCGATCGAGGGCACCGAGTAGATGTGGGTTTGATCTGACACCGCTGTCAGCGCCCGGATCGCCACCTCGATGGTCTGCGCAAAATCGGGCGAGTCCATGGCCTTGGCGATATTCAACGACCCAAGGTTGCACGAAATGTCTTTGCCCACTTTGGCATACGAGAGATCCTCGTTGAACAACGACGGGGTGGACACCTGCAGGATCTCCGAGCACAGGTTGGAGTGGGTGATCTTGCCGTCGATCGGGTTGGCCCGGTTCACCGTGTCCTCGAACATGATGTACGGGTAGCCCGACTCGAACTGAAGCTCGGCCAACGTCTGAAAGAACTCCCGCGCTTTGATCTTGGTCTTGCGGATGCGCGCGTCGTCGACCATCTCGTAGTACTTCTCGGTGACCGAGATGTCGGCGAACGGCACGCCGTAGATGCGTTCGACGTCATATGGCGAGAACAGGTACATGTCCTCGTTCTTCTTGGCCAGCTCGAAGGTGATGTCGGGGATCACCACGCCCAGGCTCAGCGTCTTGATCCGGATCTTCTCGTCGGCGTTCTCCCGCTTGGTGTCTAGGAAGCGGTAGATGTCGGGGTGATGGGCGTGCAGATACACGGCGCCGGCACCCTGGCGCGCACCGAGCTGGTTGGCGTAGGAGAACGAGTCCTCCAGCAGCTTCATGATCGGGATGACGCCCGAGCTCTGGTTCTCGATGTTCTTGATCGGCGCGCCGTGCTCGCGAATGTTGCTCAGCAGCAGCGCAACTCCCCCACCGCGCTTGGAGAGCTGCAGAGCTGAATTAATCGCTCTCCCAATGGATTCCATGTTGTCCTCGACGCGAAGGAGGAAGCAGCTGACTGGCTCGCCGCGTTGCTTTTTGCCCGAGTTGAGGAACGTCGGGGTCGCCGGCTGGAACCGGCCGTCGATGATCTCGTCGACCAGTTTCTCGGCCAGCCCGGTGTCCCCGGCCGCCAAAGTCAACGCCACCATGACGACGCGGTCCTCGAAGCGCTCCAGATACCGCTTGCCGTCGAAGGTCTTCAGCGTGTAGGAGGTGTAGTACTTGAACGCGCCGAGGAACGTCGGGAAACGAAACTTCTTCGCGTAGGCCCGATCCAGCAGGCTCTTGACGAAGTTGCGCGAATACTGGTCGAGAACCTCACGCTCGTAATAGTTCTCGCGGATCAGGTAGTCGAGCTTCTCGTCCTGGTTGTGGAAGAAGACGGTGTTCTGGTTGACGTGCTGCAGAAAGTACTGGTGCGCGGCTTCCCGGTCCTTGTCGAACTGAATCTTGCCGTCGGCGTCGTACAGATTCAGCATCGCGTTCAGGGCGTGATAATCCGTCTCGCCCGGCAACGCGTGCCCGGCGGGCGTTACACGCTCTGCAGTTGCGGCGGTTGGTGGCACGGTTCGTCCTTCCAAAACTCAGCTAGACCCGCTCGGACGGCTTCCACGTCGTCCGGGGTCCCCATCAGTTCGAAGCGGTAGAGATAGGGAACGCGACACTTGCGCGACACCATGTCGCCCGCGTAGGCGAATTCGGCACCGAAGTTGTTGTTGCCGGCCGCGATCACCCCGCGCAGCAGCGCTCGGTTGCGTTCGTTGTTCAAAAAGGCAATGACCTGCTTGGGGACATAGCCGCCGTCGTTGATGTTCGGGGTGGCCCGGCCACCGCCGTAGGTCGGCAACACCAGGACATACGGCCGGTCCACCTCGATGCGGCCGTGCAGCGGTATCCGCGTGGCGGGAATGCCCAGCTTCTGCACGAAGCGATGGGTGTTCTCCGACACCGACGAGAAATACACCAGGCTGCACGACGGCACGGCAATCTCCTAAGCGGTCAGCGCGGCACCGGCGAGCGCCTTGATCCGGTCCGGCCTAAAGCCCGACCAGTGCTCGTTGCCGGCCACTACGACGGGAGCCTGCAGATAGCCCAGCGCCATCACGTAGTCGCGCGCCTCGCTGTCAACCGAGATGTCGACCTTCTCGTAAGGGATGCCCTCTTTGTCCAGCGCCTTGTAGGTGGCGTTGCACTGCACACATGCGGGCTTGGTGTAGACGGTGATGCTCATCGGCTCCTACAGCTCCTCTGCTGGGAAGGTGACGGGACTGGCAACTACTCGGTACTGCATGTGCGCTGTTGGTTCAGCAGACCGTCACGTCCCGGAATTCCCGTATTCGCCGACCGCGTCGGCGGGCGTCTCGATCCTGCCCTCGCGGCTCGGCTGACCGGGTGAACCCGGGGCCTGTCGGTGTGCCCAAACACTACACCTAGTGGCCGACAATAAGAAGGGATACAACATCTTCTGAACAACATTCATGAAATTCCCTGGTCGTAAGCCTCTGCACCCACCCTTTGTCGGCGTGTCGTAGATCACAATTTGGCCTCCCCGGCCATGTCCCGGCGCATACCACGAGATCTACCACCGGCCACCGACAAGAACGCCCGGCGGTTCACCGCCGGGCGTCCCACAGCAAACGAAATTCAGCTCACTTCGGCGGCCAGCTTGCCCACCACGTCGCGCACGTTGGCCCTCAATTCCGCGTGCTCGCCGGGGTGCTTGCCATCCAGCGACTTCAGCGGCACCGAGAGCTTGATCGCCTCGACCACGCGAGGACCGGCGATGCCGAACGACTTGCGGGTCTCGTCGTGCGCCCATACCCCGCCGTAGCGGCCCAGCGACCCGCCGATGACGGCCAGCGGCTTGCCTTTCAGCGCGCTGTTGCCGAAGGGCCGCGAGAGCCAGTCGATGGCGTTCTTGATCACGGCCGGAATGGTGCCGTTGTATTCCGGGGTGACCACCAGGGCGGCGTCGGCCTGGGCCGCCGCGGCACGCAGTGCGGTAGCCCCCGCCGGCACATCGGCCTCGTTGTCGATGTCCTCGTTGTAGAACGGCAGGTCGCCCAGCCCGTCGAAGACGCTCACCGTGACGCCGTCGGGGGCGACGTCCGCAGCCAGTTCGGCGATCTGTCGGTTGACCGACGCAGCACGCAGGCTGCCCACCAACGCCATGATCTTGATGTCAGACACTTCGCGATTCCCTTCGGTTGTTGGTCTACATCCTTGCACGACCAAACCGG includes these proteins:
- the nrdI gene encoding class Ib ribonucleoside-diphosphate reductase assembly flavoprotein NrdI: MPSCSLVYFSSVSENTHRFVQKLGIPATRIPLHGRIEVDRPYVLVLPTYGGGRATPNINDGGYVPKQVIAFLNNERNRALLRGVIAAGNNNFGAEFAYAGDMVSRKCRVPYLYRFELMGTPDDVEAVRAGLAEFWKDEPCHQPPQLQSV
- a CDS encoding flavin-containing monooxygenase, with the protein product MTITESAPQEAAHKPPVHTRAVIIGTGFSGLGMAIALQRQGVDFVILEKADDIGGTWRDNSYPGCACDIPSHLYSFSFEPKPDWKHLFSYQPEIWEYLKGVTDKYGLRRYIEFNSLVERGHWDDEEHRWHVFTADGREYVAQFLISGAGALHIPSVPDIEGRDEFRGAAFHSAQWDHDVDLTGKRVAIIGTGASAIQIVPEIVDKVAELQLYQRTPPWVIPRTNEELPAGLRRALASIPGLRLALRTALYWGHEAVAVGMTKRPYLLKVGEALGKWNIRRAVKDRELRRKLTPNYRIGCKRILNSSTYYRAVADPKTELVTDHISRITPDGIVTADGTERSADVIVFATGFHVTDSYTYVQIKGMHGEDLVDRWNREGLGAHRGITVADVPNLFFLLGPNTGLGHNSVVFMIESQIRYVADAIAACDRLGAQALAPTRAAQDRFNEELQRKLGRSVWNSGGCSSWYLDEHGNNRVLWGGYTWQYWMGTRSLRSDEYQFFGVGSPA
- a CDS encoding redoxin NrdH, translated to MSITVYTKPACVQCNATYKALDKEGIPYEKVDISVDSEARDYVMALGYLQAPVVVAGNEHWSGFRPDRIKALAGAALTA
- a CDS encoding NAD(P)-dependent alcohol dehydrogenase; its protein translation is MSTVSAYAATSATAPLTKTTITRRDPGPHDVAIEIKFAGICHSDIHTVKAEWGQPNYPVVPGHEIAGVVSAVGSAVTTYKVGDHVGVGCFVDSCRECANCQAGLQQYCTGGGMIGTYNAVGRDGQPTYGGYSSAIVVDENYVLRIPDSLPLDAAAPLLCAGITLYSPLRHWNAGPGKRVAVIGLGGLGHMGVKLGKAMGAEIAVLSQSLKKMEDGLRLGASEYYATSDPDTFKKLRGSFDLILNTVSANLNLGSYLNLLKADGTLVELGMPEHDMAVPPFPLASMRRSLSGSMIGGIPETQEMLDFCAEHGVTPEIEVIEADYVNEAYERVLASDVRYRFVIDASTL
- a CDS encoding iron-siderophore ABC transporter substrate-binding protein, encoding MLPRRLRPAVLLAAAAVTFTAVACTSGSPGGKPASRSVITSTTQIAGAGVLGNQRRPDESCAPQPAPPAPGPPMRQARNAAGVRPDVVDVHADPQRIVALSGDALDALCALGLQSRVVAAALPDGSSGQPSYLGTIVNRLPGVGSRSAPDLGGIAAAKPDLIVGSAGLTPQLYPRLAEIAPTVFTAAPGAAWEDNLRGVAAATGRAGAADALIDDFTAKARETGAAHDAAHYQASIVQFTENTVRVYGSDNFPATVLTAVGLDRPPSQRFTDKPYIEMGASDADLARGPDFSAADADIVYVSFASPAAKDRAPALLDSDPWRKLSAYRDNRVFIVNNEVWQTGQGLIAARGIVDDLHWINAPIN
- a CDS encoding DUF3349 domain-containing protein; the encoded protein is MATTSFLSSVLRWLQAGYPDGVPGPDRVPLLALLRSTPLTEDQVAEVVHNITERGSKALADGEIDHDEIAEFISDMTHYDAGPENIRRVAATLAAAGWPLAGVSDEDEPDTSQS
- a CDS encoding TetR/AcrR family transcriptional regulator is translated as MVRIPRPHPGPRPGGKVDARSERWREHRKKVRGEIVEAAFRAIDRLGPELSVREIAEEAGTAKPKIYRHFHDKSDLFQAIGERLRDMLWAAVFPSVDFATNSARDIIRRSVEEYVNLVEQHPNVLRFFIQGRFPERSESTMRALNEGREITLAMAEMFNNELREMELDRAAIELAAFAAFGSAQSATDWWLGPEPDSPRRMPHDKFVEHLTTIMMGVIGGTAELLGIEMDPDLPIHSAAPREAS
- the nrdF gene encoding class 1b ribonucleoside-diphosphate reductase subunit beta, which translates into the protein MTEKLKLIDRVSAINWNRLQDEKDAEVWDRLTGNFWLPEKVPVSNDIPSWGTLTDHEKQLTMRVFTGLTLLDTIQGTVGAVSLIPDALTPHEEAVYTNIAFMESVHARSYSNIFSTLCSTAEIDDAFRWSEENPNLQRKAEIVMQYYRGDEPLKRKVASTLLESFLFYSGFYLPMYWSSRAKLTNTADMIRLIIRDEAVHGYYIGYKFQRGLALEDAAKQAELKDYTYELLFELYDNEVEYTQDLYDEVGLTEDVKKFLRYNANKALMNLGYEALFPRDETDVNPAILSALSPNADENHDFFSGSGSSYVIGKAVVTEDEDWDF
- a CDS encoding NAD(P)H-dependent oxidoreductase; this translates as MALVGSLRAASVNRQIAELAADVAPDGVTVSVFDGLGDLPFYNEDIDNEADVPAGATALRAAAAQADAALVVTPEYNGTIPAVIKNAIDWLSRPFGNSALKGKPLAVIGGSLGRYGGVWAHDETRKSFGIAGPRVVEAIKLSVPLKSLDGKHPGEHAELRANVRDVVGKLAAEVS
- the nrdE gene encoding class 1b ribonucleoside-diphosphate reductase subunit alpha, which gives rise to MPPTAATAERVTPAGHALPGETDYHALNAMLNLYDADGKIQFDKDREAAHQYFLQHVNQNTVFFHNQDEKLDYLIRENYYEREVLDQYSRNFVKSLLDRAYAKKFRFPTFLGAFKYYTSYTLKTFDGKRYLERFEDRVVMVALTLAAGDTGLAEKLVDEIIDGRFQPATPTFLNSGKKQRGEPVSCFLLRVEDNMESIGRAINSALQLSKRGGGVALLLSNIREHGAPIKNIENQSSGVIPIMKLLEDSFSYANQLGARQGAGAVYLHAHHPDIYRFLDTKRENADEKIRIKTLSLGVVIPDITFELAKKNEDMYLFSPYDVERIYGVPFADISVTEKYYEMVDDARIRKTKIKAREFFQTLAELQFESGYPYIMFEDTVNRANPIDGKITHSNLCSEILQVSTPSLFNEDLSYAKVGKDISCNLGSLNIAKAMDSPDFAQTIEVAIRALTAVSDQTHIYSVPSIEQGNNDSHAIGLGQMNLHGYLARERIFYGSEEGIDFTNIYFYCVLYHALRASNRIAIERGTHFKGFERSKYASGEFFDKYIEQVWEPKTPKVRQLFADAGIRIPDQNDWKRLKESVQAHGIYNQNLQAVPPTGSISYINHSTSSIHPIVSKIEIRKEGKIGRVYYPAPYMTNDNLEYYQDAYEIGYEKIIDTYAAATQHVDQGLSLTLFFKDTATTRDVNKAQIYAWRKGIKTLYYIRLRQMALEGTEVEGCVSCML